The Solanum lycopersicum chromosome 8, SLM_r2.1 DNA segment tttctttttgggaacttttttgttctttatagGTGTTGTTATTTGGGGTTTTATAGTGAGTGGTGTCATAATGTGGTAAAAATAAACGCAAAAGTCCTTTCCAGGATCTTCATATGTAGGAAGAACTTGGACTAAAGTTTGTCTCTTTAAAGTTTGTCTTATATTTGGTTTTTCATGGTGAAACTTATGAATAAAGTTGCTTCTTTTATTTAACCATGGGATTGTACTTTGAGTACTACCACCtgatattctttcttttttagtgTTTATCTGTTAGTTCATCTTGAGGCTgtggaatttgtttttgtatgTGATATCTGATGAAACAAATGATCCAGAGCAATTGAGGATGAacaaattaaaagtaataaaatgtTTGGCTGATAGAGTTCTTGGTGAAGTACAGACCTTTACGAACTTTCTTCACATACCTGAAAATTTCACAGGAATATCCAGTTCTAATTGTTTCTGATAAAGCTGAAATGAAGGTGTTTCTCTAGGAGTAGTTCAGCGCCAAATTCaaattgaattgtataatgATTACATTCTGAGATGCTTATTAATGAAATATGTAGTTTAGTGTGTACTCAGTTACCTCCTACTCTGTCTTGTGATTTGTCTTTATTGTTGAGACTCCTGTCTCTATTATCTAAAATTTTGAATGGTTTGATCTTCTTAGTGGCTACTGAAAGTTCAAACTACCCAGGATATGGTTTTCTGTTTACTGAAAGATAATACTCACCTCAACTGTTCATTTTTACCCTATACTGGTGTTATGGACCACTGCTTGAAAACCAGGTCACCGTTTCGTACTTTTCTTCTTTCACCTTTTTCGTCCTATTAGAGGTTTGCAATTCTTGCTTCAAGAATGGTCCCCTTTGGCTGAATACTTTGCATGAAGGTTGGTTTCCTGGTTATGAAGGAAGCTCAAAAAAATGTATTCGGGTTAACTCTAGAGATCTGAAATCCGTTTAAAACGGACCGTTTTGTTGGCATAGACCACTGTGCCTCTAAAATACCAACTAATGACATCCAATTGTATATCCCCTTTGGTTTGGGAAGTTCAATTCTGGTTAAAATGGATCCTTATATCAGCAAAGGATGGGCTGTTATCAGTCAACATCTAGTCCATCTGTTATATTTCTGTTTAAGATTCATCAACCTCAATGGAAAGATGTCCTCTCCCTTTCTTGTTGCAAGCTGTATCTTGTCCTTGTCTGTCTCTGTATCTTATTTTCCAATTACAATGTTATCTTCGGTAATTCGTTACACATCCTCGAAATAAAGCAAATGCCTCCATGAAACTTGAACTCCCCGCGGCCTCTAATCCAGGCACTAATCTTTCCCGTTCAAAAGGATCACTGGAACATTTTCCTATACTTGGTGGATGTGTCAAAGTTTGGACTAGGTAGAGATCACACATTCAATTTATGGCTGTGTTTTTTGTCTGTTGTCATTTTTGTCTTTATTATATAGAAAAGAAGATCTGGATTTTCTTACCCTTGGTACAGTCACCCTTTTCATTTATTTGGAACCGGAGGAAACTGGAGCATTTCACTATGTTGTCTTCAACTTTAATAGAAAGGCTAAAGAAAACACACATCCTTAAAAATAAACCTAAAATTGCCTAACTATTAGTTGATCTATGCCTTGTGAGCTGGTTAAGGATTAGTCATATTTACAATGGTTAGAGcaaaaagagaaataaacaTCTAGATCACAATGCTTATATTCTAGTTTCAAGCTTGAATGGTAGGAGAAATGAGGTTCTTTTGACTCTTATTCAGCTTCTTCCTTCTATGTGAGATGTCCTACCTATCTTAGTAAAACCAGCTTGGTATTTAGGATGCTATTGGGTCTTAAGAAAATGTGTTTTCTTCATGCAGGATATGCAGTATGATTCTGGCGATTCACTTCACCATTTAAAGCATTTTGTAGCAAGGTAAACATTCTGTGATTAGTTAGACAAATGCTTAGATGTTTGCTTTTTGATGTTGAATCAACTAACTAGGGTGAGCCCTTTTGCTTTCTCAGACGGGAGGCCCCTTGGAAGATAGATGGTGAATCAACAGGAGTCTCCTCCAAACTAAAGTTACTTGAGCAGGAGCTACTGAATTTGGAAAAAATTGGGAAGACTGATTTATCTAAGGTACCATCATCAACGCGGAAGCAAGTGAAGAGATACCAAGCTCTAGCTGGCAAGATCGATGATTTATGCAGAAGAATGGTAATTACTGCATCTCTGCAAGCTTATTGGTTATACTTTAGTATATGGATTTCAAAGCTTGTTACATGCATGCTTAGGTTTCTCTAAGAATGGACAATACGTACGTTTTTTCTCAAAAGAAATCGAGATCAAGAAATACACATAACTCATCTTTTTTATGTGAAATGGATTACCTCATGCATCTATAAGGCTAGGTAATCACTACTTTTATCTATTGGACTTGTTCGGAGAAGGTAATAAACTAGTCTTGATTACATCTGCTAACTCAAATATTTAGATGTTGGGTTATACTCTTAGCTTGCACGACTAGGCCTTACAATTAGCTTTTTACCTAACACAAACATACATCTGATAATGATCTCCCTCCCTCTTAGCAGCAGGCCAGTGATCCTTGTGAACCAAACCTGAGTCCTGAGTTCCGGACCCAAAGACAGACCGAGTTTTTGCTTGAAGCATTTCGACTTCAGCAGCGTGCATCTGAAACTGCACAGAAGCTGATGGTACTACAAACTGACAGCGGAAAAAGTTATTACGGGGACGAATTTGAAGGGCAAGCCCAACTAGCCACTAAACGATCCTTCGACTCCATCCGGAACAACTTAAAAGAAATCCAACGGAATTTAGAGATATGGCTTGCCAGAATTATTGGAGATCTGGAGGGAATCCTTTCTCGAGATGGTGCTTCTCGTGTAAGGGATTATTACATATCTAGATATCCTTTTGTTCAATAGTCATGTCTTAACATGCTCAGTAAAATCATGATTGAAAAAATGATGTATAGGTCCTTCCTGTTATGTTAACAAGATAGCTCCAgctgaatgaacaaaatgaggtTGATAAGTCCATTTATGCACATAAATCTGCTTCACAGAAGCAAACTATTAATGCTAACTAGTACTATAAAGAGTGAAGATTTTTGACAGAATTATTGCTGGATGTCACTGTTCCTGATCTGGATGCTTGTCATTTACTAGTTCTACTTGGTCCTGGTCTTTCTGGATTAAAAGTTGAGAGGATGGTGTGGCCCTTAGCAACTGGATAAATGTCATGTCTACACAACTCTGGcaaacattaaatatttgtggACCAATTTTACAGCCCCATTTGATTTGAAATCAGATTGATTTTAGGTTGATATTAGTTTTGATTTGGATTCTTAAGCTGTATTTATTATTCTTAAGCTTAGCAAATGagcaaattatatttttcatgaataagATATCAAAATATTCTAGGAGTTGAATTAACAAGTTATATAGCTTCATGttacttttttataaataaatatttgtaattatatgttattataaACTTTCAAATATGTTCAATAAACCAAACAACATTTATACTTTCTTTTGATAAAGTTATTCACACCGTACAAACAATTTCTTCGccagattttcttttttaaaattttaaaattatgggtcttttttagtaaaaattaaGTTTCTTTTTTCTCACCTAACCTAATCGTGGACATGAGTTCATAAGTTGAATAATCTCTAACTAAAAGGACAGTCAAGGATGTGTGCCGCCACTCTCAAGCAAGGCCAGTAGTATGTAATCTAAATTTAGTCAAAGTTCCAATACAAGCTTTGAGCTCCAATGTGACTTTGATAGgtggaaaaataattaaaatttatctttaatatATAATACTCCCTTCATTTTACCACAATACCTATTAATTGATGTAATGGCCTGAGGTTATAACTTTTAACCATCTCTGTTCTATTTCTGTCAAGAAATGCAATCAGGTTTTGAACCAAGTAGCTAATCACTCAATATAAAGAAACcaaattcaaacttttttaggggtttattatagaaggttcagACATACTTATAGcagtaattttttttcctagCCAGGAAAAGGCATACACCTGCTGTTGCACTAAAATCAAACAAGCCACATAATCCAGTTCCAATAACAATTTAACAACATAGATAGATGAGCCTTATGCTGAAGCAGCAGCTTCTTCCAGCAACTGTTTCACCTTGGTGATGTAGTCGTTCATGGCTTCATCGGTGGATTTTCCTGTCATAGATGCATGCAGTGCAATTAGTTGTGTTTCTCATACAACCAAGTGAAAGGAAGTCAATCTGAACGCTGTTGTTAGATCACATACCTTCAACAGCCTTCCATGCATCCCACTTTGCTCTGTCTCTCATGTTGAACATGCCAGGACGGCCTGCCCATAAGAAAGGGCGTAAGAACAAAGTGTAGCTACTTTGAGACAGCATGTACATATGCATAAGACATTTAAAGCATTATACTCACTTGTGTTGACATCGCCAACGGTGGCTTGCTTGTAAAGTCCGTAAAGAATAAGCTTGTTCTCATTGGTGGTACTCTCAGGCAATGTCTTAGCTTTCTCAGCATGTGCTTCAAATTCCTCCTGAAACCCAAATAGTTCAGTTAAAAGGTGTGGTAGCAGAAGTTACAAAGATAAATTTCCAGGTATACTTTCTTAGTGATAAAATAAGGATGAGAATCCAACTTAATAGTCGAGATCGAAACAATTTGTGAATTAAGAGGGAACTGAACTTATCGAAATCTAAAATACAAATTGAGTGTTCCTTCATGGGGTTAATGAAAGTTTGCAGTTCAGGATATCAAATATGTACGAATTCATTGATGGACTTTAGCACAAGTGTATGCTTAGCCTAGCGGTGAAAAAAGATTCTGCTGGCCAACATTTTGCTTTGACCATGTTAAGACGCGAATTTTAGACACATATGTGTTAATCATACAATTCTCCAACATAGCCCTGACttgtgaaattatttttcagttCCAGGTGGATCACTTTTTCCTTCTCCTCTTCTAGAAATGCTACTATTTACAGATCACAGTGAAGCACCAAAACATCCTCAGATAATGTATTATGACCTCTTCGGTTTGTTTACTGGTTTGCCCTGTTTGTTACCCTACGATTCAACCATTACCACTCAGTAGCCTATATACTTGTGCTAACAGGAATCCTTTTAGTGCAAGGCGATTGGCCAACCAGCAATTTTTGTAGTCACTTAAAAATAGGTCAGACTAAATTACATCCACTATAGGTTATGAACAGCAGAGAAATTTCAAAGACAAGCTGAACACAAAGTGCACATTTCCTTCAACTTTTCCCCTTCCCcaataaaagaaatatggaaGGGTGATGATAGGTTTTTGACCAGGAAACAAAAACTAGTCTTGGACTAGGCAATACAGGATAGGTAAGAGAAAGAAGCTGGCGCTATCTCGTATTCAATTTTTGCTAGACTATTTACACAGAAGTTGGCCAATGTAGCACCATATAAATTCGAGAAACAGCAATTTGTTCACTACTAATATTTTGACGGCCCTAACTGCACATGAACTAATAGTATTCTGATTCTAACATCTCGTTCCCTGGGTTTAGTCATCGACTTAAGCTTCAAAGTATACACCATATATATAGCCAATAATATCAACAATCTCAAAAACTAAAAGAAGAAGACATTCATAAGATGAAATCTTCaaaatattgttgaaattatGGACTACTTCTGGGCCAGAGACAATATATATGCCTTTTGATAAGGCCAAAAATGACATACACAAATCCGGACTCAAAGTACTACTGATCTGCCATTACATCTGCACTACTTCTTACCGAATTCAGTGCTTACATTGCTATCATTACCATAAATCTTTCAACAAGGCTAAAAATGTACAGCATAATTGAATTCATTATAAGATCTATTTATAAGATGGTATGCCGCCACTCAACCACAGTATGAACtgctaaaaaaaaaactcttaaacATCAATTACACCAACAGATCAGATCAATCCAATCACCGAGCCTTCACACTATATAATAACCAAACAATCCTCACATTTGGGTCTCTTAATCTACATTCACGTAACAGAGAATCCACAAAATTACAGCACAAGCTGCACAGTCGACCAAGAAAACTAACAGATCCGCAAAAACCAATTGCACAACAACACAAAACCCAGAATTGAAAACGAACATTAATCACAGAAAAATACTTTTCACTGTCAAAAAAGATTTAACACTCGCTAAACTCACTTCAAACAAGATAAATAAATACTGAAAGGCAAAAAAACAGAAATCTAAAGGGTTTTTACAGAATTTACCTTCAAAGCCATGATCTGATCTGGTTAGCTTGATAAAAACGCGAGAAAACTGGAGATGTGATTGTGATggagattgaagaagaagggtgggtatatatatatagtggagTATTTAGCATAGGAAATAACGTAATATTCGATTCGATTATGATAATCTAAACAAGTTGCACTTGGATCACTTACTAGTCATAGTGGACCCAAAAATTATGGACCTATACTATGTGAGCTCCACAACATGTAAATTGTTGGGCTTCGATAGTCTAATGCATAAGTAATTACACGaatatttctaacatatatactatttcttttttattatatatatacaagtttaattaactaataacaTTATATCACGTTTCAAGTCATATTATATGTAGATACAATTACTAGATTTCAAATTGGAAACCCCAAATACATGTGAATCATTAGATGTATGTATCTAGAAAAGAGATACATGTAAATTCACTTAGATACATTATATCCAATACAGATTACATCTATTTTTGACCTAATGTATCCGAAATACAGCGTCAAATACATGTATCCAAAGTGCAAAATCTAAAAAGATCGGTAACATTGCAAAATAGCATGAATCTTAGTAATTAGCTCCTGCAACTAATGTGATTTACTCATTAGTTCCTACTAGCTCAAACTTCCTCTAaatagtttgaaatttttacaTATGAATTCTTCTCTATATGACACGAAATGACTCACGTTTGCAAAGATCAAATTTGAAGAGCTATTCAACAACAGACGACTACGTCCACTATGTGAATCTCAATTCGAATGCATTCAAAGTTGTCTAGTCTGAACTACCCAGAAACACAGGAAGCAAGAAAAACTCAGAAGGGTTTTAAAAACTCTGATTCAGTACAGAAATTGAACATTACGCTTTAACACATTTCGATAGTTACAAAAAGTAAATCAGTTGTTATGCACTAAAGCATTTGTATTGTTTTATTCCATCTTATCCAAAATAACGAGATTAATTGATGGGAATTGAATACCCAGGTAGAaaattaacttcattttaaacCAGAATTCTTAAAACGAGCAAGAATGATTTACatcattctaattttttaaaaaagaacgaCACAGCTAAAACAAGCTATCGAGCTAGTACAAGCAGTAACTTATCAATCACATCTTTAAAAAACTGACACAATCACTAAGTTAGATGCTAAAGCATGCAGAAACAGAAGAGGAACAGGTCTTGCGCTAATCAAAAGATTTGCATaatttcacaaacaaaacaaaatcctcaaataaaatgaaaaacacAAGTTCCTCAAAATGATTGTATGATAAAACTTTCACCACAACGCCTACCAGAAAGTTGATAATGCTTAACAGACTACAGAATGACTCTTAATTGCTTATTTCTTCTCTTCCTTTTCTGCTTCAGCTGCCCTCTTCAACCTGGCTCCCATATGTCGAGCATTTGTACGCTCAATACGGAGCTTGCCATAGGCCTTGAATGATTTCATCTCATCGGTCACCTTCACAAAGTCAACAGCAGGCTGCTCCCTAGTAATAGGCAGGTATGGACCTTGGACCTGGGTGGCAGTAGCAAGTTCCTCTGCACTAGAATCACCAGCCTAGGAGAAAGGGTAGTTGAAGGTTAATTCAAGGCAAAAAGTGTTTATATACCACAGCAACAGGAACCCAAGGAAGCACAGTAAAGAACAGCAATTTCTGAATTTACCTTGACCTTCTTAGCACGCCTTGGGAAGATAACTAGCTTAGCCTTGTAGGTCTTAAGCCTCTGGACATTGGTTTGGAGACCTTCCAAGGATCTGTTCCTTCGGCGATGATCAACAGCAATGCCTATGGTTGGTGCTAGCTTCTTGGGAATACCAGCTGCCTGAAAACCACAGGTACACATTAGTGACAAAATCAAACGTACAAAAGAATTATGCTACTTGACAAAAGAATTTCGTTTTTTTACACTATGGATTGGTTTTGTTTGATTGTTCTTTCACTAGGAGCAAGTTATACAACAAATGACATACAAGTAACTAGAATTGTACCTTCAGTTCTTCAAGAGAGAATCCCCTACCAGCACGGACTTTCATGTTGTATTTAAGGGTTTGTCCATGAACAATAGGTCGAAGTGAACCAGCTGTTGGCCTAGGGAAGATCTTCACAGCCTTCTGCTGTCTAGCTGTTGACAACATAATAAAAGAGAATTACAGAAATGTTAGTATTGCACAaccaaatttgaatttcaaaatgaaaataatcattCCAAAAATTCAGTAAGCAGATATAACATACCAGCACGTCTCCTTGTTTTCCTAGCAGGTTGGTTGAACCATGTCCTTACATAGTTCTGCCAATGCTTCTTGAAGTGCCCATTGGGAATAACATTGTTGTGCTTCATGACTTACCTGCATTTGCAATGaaacaaaatatcaaacaaGCATCCATCAGAATGCAACTGCTCTCATCAGCAAAATAGAATAGAACTATTTTACTTCAACTTTGTTATTCACAcagaaaattcatattcaattaaaatattacaataacCAGCAAAGCAAGCCAAATAAACAGATAAAATCAATCAAATACACAAAAACCTATATGTGAGCAAGTAAAATTATTCAAACAAATTTGATTTGTACTCGCTAAATACTATTTTTCTGGCTTTACATCTCTGAAAGTTTCTTTCACAAGGTTAGTGACTACATATAATCGAATTTTAAAGCATTTCTTTGACACGTTCTCCAtgaattcatcaagctcattaaAGAAGTACTCCTGGCATGGTCTTTTGAATCATAGACATAGTTATTTTTACTATGAACTGAGTAAATATACCGAACAAAACCCGGTAACTGATTTAAATAGTAACATACACAACAATAAGATATCCTAAGATCCGAATATGTAAAAAGGAGATTTTTACGAACTTCAGGTCACATTCAGAGCGAGCGATTAGACCAAGGTTTTCTGAGACTAAACATAAACTGCAACCCAATTCAATCCAAACACACCCGCAATTTCTTCCCTCAATCTAAGAACACTTCCCTACAAACACTCTACACACTGATTTAAACAATTATCCTACATTGCAAAAGGTATATCGATATGCATATGAGATCATCGAAACTCGCAAAACTAAGGCACTGCGCATAAAAGCACAAACAAATCCAAAATTATCAGTTAAGCTACAAGCTTATCTACCTAAACATACATTTTCAGTTCAATTATATTTGCATTATACAAATTCAATAACACGTAGTATAGCTTACAAAATCAACTGAGCATTATTGCTTGAGAAATTTCAAAGACTGGAACATACCTGGGGTATTTGAGGGCTAGGGTTCTGGAGGCAATGGAAGAACAAGGCACTGCAAAAGAATTGCACTTCGCTTTTATAGGGCTGAATGAAAAACCCTAGATTTTAAAAGGCCTAAAACTGGATTTACGAATGGGCTTTTCATTTGGGCCAgtaaactttttttcttttttctctattGGCCAGTTTACTCTATGGGCCACAAATAATATCCAGTTTAGAGATCGGCCCCGTCCATTTTATTGGACAAGGACTAGTCCATAAGAGTTCAATTGGGTGCACAAAATATACAATTCTTAGGAtccttagaaaaatcatccGAACTAGTAATCTCGATCAATATATTTTAGGAGTCGTTTCTAGAGTACATTAAGAAatataatgcatgcattatGTGTGTGTATAAGTAGTATCTTGTTTGATACATTTTTTCTTATCATGTACACTATATTGCGTCTTACTAATATCAAGTAATTCAGTGTTACTAACATATAGCATTTAACACTTGCGTTAATACATTTTGTCTTCTTTGCATTTTCTTTCTTGtcatatgtttttgtttttatttttatttgtttttcaacGTGTTTCCAGTAGACTTTATGGCCTCTCaagtatctttttttaaaaaaaaaataataatgatttcaacttagtttaataataaaaattactattgtagcgataaatttgataaaaaaatatttgccaaCTTTTCCCAAAGTATTTCGACTCAaataatacaattatttaatattatttttaaaaaagaagaag contains these protein-coding regions:
- the LOC101245975 gene encoding acyl-CoA-binding protein; amino-acid sequence: MALKEEFEAHAEKAKTLPESTTNENKLILYGLYKQATVGDVNTSRPGMFNMRDRAKWDAWKAVEGKSTDEAMNDYITKVKQLLEEAAASA
- the LOC101264241 gene encoding large ribosomal subunit protein eL13z, with product MKHNNVIPNGHFKKHWQNYVRTWFNQPARKTRRRAARQQKAVKIFPRPTAGSLRPIVHGQTLKYNMKVRAGRGFSLEELKAAGIPKKLAPTIGIAVDHRRRNRSLEGLQTNVQRLKTYKAKLVIFPRRAKKVKAGDSSAEELATATQVQGPYLPITREQPAVDFVKVTDEMKSFKAYGKLRIERTNARHMGARLKRAAEAEKEEKK